The nucleotide sequence AGATTACTTATCAAGATCTTACCGGTGAATGCTTGAACTCGAGTTGGATAGGATATGGCATTTCGAATTCACATGTGTTGAAAAATGTTTTCATGGTTAGATCATTTACTAGGCCATATAGTTTATCAGTAACCTTCTTAAGTACTTCCACTGAACCATCATGATTGACGACTACTTGTGGTGTTCATGGTTATATTTCAGAGAACCGGTTCAGAGAAATGCGAACACTGGTTGGGGTTCTAAGGAGGATGACCCAAAATGGGAGCAAGACAGACACCATGGTCTACAAAATAAGGGTGAACCCCTTGCTGTCTGCTATAGTGCTATGCTTTCAGAAAGGCCTATGCAATCGGGGAGATTCCTCCAGATTTTTGCATGATGAGCAGATAGCAGTAAAGGGCTGTGGTGTCTACTATGCTTTCCAGAAAGGTGAGTGTAGTCGCGGAGCTTCCTGTAGATTATCAGATGATGAGTAGGTAAATGTCCTGCTTGTGCAtttaccaagtactccctccgtaaagaaatataaaagcgtttagatcaccactttagtgatctaaacactcttatatttctttacagaggaagtagTTATATAGGAGAGCACGCAAGCAATAGACTACATAGCTTGTGTTAATTTCCATGAGAAGTTTTTTCGCGTATGAACAAGTTATATTGCCAGTTAATAAGTTATTAATTGAAATGGAGTTGCTTATCACTGAGTACAAGGCGTTCCTTTAGAGTATTTAAACTGATATTTTCTCAAGGTGATATGTTGAAAACTTGTGATTATCACAGTACGGCCTGTACATTGCTCTGGTGATGTCTATACATGTGCTTAACTTGGATGAGCCATTAACTGCAAAATATATTTCATGAACTCCGTAGGagatataaccagagatgtccatTCAGAGTAATATAACCAGAGATGTTAACATTTGCTGTTGGAAAGACGAGCACTATTTTTTTATTGCAATCGAACTAGATATGGCTGTATGTTAGAGATTGTTGCTTTGGACAGGATTTATGATACTTTTGCAGCATGCTACATGCTTCTCTGAACAACCATAAATTGGTGAGTTGTTATTACATTTAAGGAGTGACGTATATGCTACATGCTCCATTGGGAGTATGATGAGTTACTTCTACAGTGCTATGGTTCACAAACTGCAAG is from Triticum aestivum cultivar Chinese Spring chromosome 3A, IWGSC CS RefSeq v2.1, whole genome shotgun sequence and encodes:
- the LOC123058864 gene encoding uncharacterized protein; amino-acid sequence: MEACVSTAGALVAHQALRQVQENRFREMRTLVGVLRRMTQNGSKTDTMVYKIRVNPLLSAIVLCFQKGLCNRGDSSRFLHDEQIAVKGCGVYYAFQKELLDCEASH